The following coding sequences are from one Lolium rigidum isolate FL_2022 chromosome 6, APGP_CSIRO_Lrig_0.1, whole genome shotgun sequence window:
- the LOC124668045 gene encoding 17.5 kDa class II heat shock protein-like has translation MEGRVFELENPLMTALQHLLDIPDGEAGNAGGEKQGPTRAYVRDARAMAATPADVKELPGAYAFVVDMPGLGSGDIKVEVEDERVLVISGERRREEKEDARYLRMERRMGKMMRKFVLPENADMEKISAVCRDGVLTVSVEKLPPPEPKKPKTIQVQVA, from the coding sequence ATGGAGGGCAGGGTGTTCGAGCTGGAGAACCCGCTGATGACGGCGCTGCAGCACCTGCTGGACATCCCGGACGGCGAGGCCGGCAACGCCGGCGGCGAGAAGCAGGGCCCGACGCGCGCCTACGTCCGCGACGCGCGAGCCATGGCGGCGACCCCCGCCGACGTGAAGGAGCTCCCCGGCGCGTACGCGTTCGTGGTGGACATGCCGGGGCTCGGGTCCGGCGACatcaaggtggaggtggaggacgagcggGTGCTGGTCATCAGCGGCGAGCGCCGGAGGGAGGAGAAAGAGGACGCCAGGTACCTGCGCATGGAGCGCCGGATGGGGAAGATGATGCGAAAGTTCGTGCTGCCGGAGAAcgccgacatggagaagatctCCGCCGTGTGCCGCGACGGCGTGCTCACCGTGTCGGTCGAGAAGCTGCCGCCGCCAGAGCCCAAGAAGCCCAAGACCATCCAGGTCCAGGTCGCCTGA